One Glycine max cultivar Williams 82 chromosome 4, Glycine_max_v4.0, whole genome shotgun sequence DNA segment encodes these proteins:
- the LOC102666582 gene encoding uncharacterized protein: MLLHHLLITAIPNLQPLRCVKTLVTNTLVESLTTAVERVAGEPNLGWRGSFSDPALEPLPRGASSLASERPRLLSHHCMLPSSRSGKHKPNGSFEVKGEAKEETNLCLAAAELHLSPLPTNHCRLLVFYTVVVL; the protein is encoded by the exons ATGCTCCTTCATCACTTGTTGATCACAGCGATACCAAATCTGCAACCGCTACGCTGCGTTAAAACCCTCGTCACTAACACGCTCGTTGAAAGTCTCACCACCGCGGTTGAGCGAGTTGCTGGTGAACCAAATCTTGGCTGGCGAGGTTCGTTCTCAGATCCTGCTCTCGAACCACTGCCAAGGGGTGCTTCTTCGCTTGCTTCAGAGCGCCCGCGGCTCCTCAGCCACCACTGTATGCTGCCTTCTTCTCGTTCCGGCAAACACAAACCAAAT GGTTCATTTGAGGTTAAAGGGGAAGCAAAGGAGGAAACTAATCTTTGTTTGGCAGCAGCAGAATTACATCTTTCGCCTCTTCCGACTAATCACTGCAGACTGCTCGTGTTTTATACTGTTGTTGttttataa